One Pochonia chlamydosporia 170 chromosome 5, whole genome shotgun sequence DNA segment encodes these proteins:
- a CDS encoding Zn(II)2Cys6 transcription factor (similar to Beauveria bassiana ARSEF 2860 XP_008600258.1) has protein sequence MSSNTSATDCKVCARRRIRCDRTRPSCLKCTKRNIECPGYGRNIRWANAVAVRGRFKGMQYPKEQSQNDGSDKWTKSAATIAKLVAGAPNTGEIERLVSYYSKEIAGNMIWVDSPSNPYRRLVVSKAQSSPVILLAIIAVSAEHRGVGSLEPSLLAFAPRACDIVVSKLTQELSKITDRSESLQPRDILDLETVEWVLASMLILSNYECIGDTSTAWCSHRLGARLLVNAFSDSSAESSELFRFLRAQFGIHDVLASTTTCLYLGTDGVVLPKQGDPEALLAEYMRLIHRLTVLVTNKTTQDIPPPAVLRIEFENTRGLTLMNAASSAALAGESARVSFIQLVDVHHLAALLYAYRCIYDFTSQDVEVTLIMQQLFEKLQHCASNDALIQHLTWPVFVAGTECYDYDEKQDLVLKWYGEIISKTGFKNYEVVVSFLRQLWEEKPESWLEMAKTWERDGKPLLAV, from the coding sequence ATGAGCAGCAATACATCCGCAACAGACTGCAAAGTTTGTGCCCGACGCAGGATTCGCTGTGACCGCACAAGGCCGTCCTGCCTTAAATGTACGAAACGAAACATCGAATGCCCCGGCTACGGCCGGAATATCCGATGGGCAAATGCGGTAGCGGTGAGGGGCCGTTTCAAAGGGATGCAATATCCGAAGGAACAATCTCAGAACGACGGGTCTGACAAGTGGACGAAATCTGCAGCAACGATAGCCAAATTGGTCGCGGGGGCGCCAAACACTGGGGAAATTGAACGTTTGGTCTCTTACTATTCAAAGGAAATTGCCGGAAATATGATCTGGGTGGACTCGCCGTCCAACCCTTACAGACGGCTGGTCGTATCCAAGGCACAGTCGTCGCCGGTGATActtctcgccatcatcgccgtATCTGCTGAGCACAGGGGAGTTGGGAGTTTGGAACCGTCGCTCCTTGCATTCGCTCCTAGGGCATGCGATATCGTCGTTTCAAAACTCACTCAAGAATTATCCAAAATCACAGACAGGTCAGAGAGCTTACAACCACGAGACATTTTGGATCTAGAAACTGTAGAATGGGTTCTCGCCTCAATGCTCATCCTCTCCAACTACGAATGTATTGGAGACACCTCAACGGCGTGGTGCTCACATCGGCTCGGCGCACGCCTTCTGGTGAATGCCTTTTCCGACTCTAGCGCTGAATCTAGCGAGCTGTTCAGATTTCTACGTGCTCAGTTTGGCATTCACGACGTCTTGGCTTCCACAACTACATGCCTGTATCTTGGTACAGATGGCGTGGTGCTTCCAAAGCAGGGAGACCCAGAGGCATTGCTGGCGGAATACATGAGACTTATTCACCGGCTCACAGTCCTTGTAACAAATAAGACGACGCAGGATATACCGCCTCCAGCAGTTCTACGGATCGAGTTCGAAAATACCCGTGGCCTGACGCTTATGAATGCGGCATCCTCAGCTGCTCTTGCAGGCGAGTCCGCTCGAGTGAGTTTCATTCAGCTGGTTGACGTTCATCATCTTGCAGCGCTGCTCTATGCGTATCGGTGTATATATGACTTCACATCCCAGGACGTTGAGGTTACACTCATAATGCAACAACTATTTGAGAAGCTTCAACACTGTGCATCCAACGATGCGCTGATTCAGCACTTGACCTGGCCGGTGTTCGTTGCCGGAACTGAGTGCTACGACTACGACGAAAAGCAGGATTTGGTATTAAAGTGGTATGGTGAGATAATCAGCAAGACCGGGTTTAAGAACTACGAAGTTGTGGTGTCGTTTCTGAGGCAATTGTGGGAAGAAAAGCCGGAGAGCTGGTTGGAAATGGCTAAAACTTGGGAACGAGACGGCAAGCCTTTGTTAGCGGTATAA
- a CDS encoding sugar transporter (similar to Neosartorya fischeri NRRL 181 XP_001259195.1) — protein sequence MGFDLHAEGTNDPRDVRNWRIHMIAIIASMSAIAMGYDTSVIGGTMALDSFRRDFGLAKVSGSYRDTLQGNIVSTFQAGCFFGSLLTFPLAERIGRKKAIFIAAFVFIVGGVLMTASHGSIAMLIVGRAVAGLGIGASSLIVPVYIAETSPPSIRGRLIGIFEIASQGGGMLGFWINYASDRTISSSKAAQWILPLGLQLVPGALLCVGMLICPESPRWLARQDRWDEAEKVLVHLRTLPADHSYVRCELSEIRQQVEQRSANRMTYKEMFKRLVEKGVRNRITIGLLLMACQNLTGVNIITYYSPRIFETLGINGTSTKLFATGFYGIAKTVGMIIFSVWLVEKVGRRNGLIWGAFVGSLPMWYIGAYVMQADPAKAAAKGDLNRDGWGYLAMVCVYLYGAIYCATWQGITWVYCSEIFPIDIRMLCTAITTADQWFWSFLVSRTTPYMITSLGYGTYMFFGALMVAMGFWALFFIPETKGLTLEDMDKLFMTSTAKTVWESLVKRRKLQDLLDERRTAEVQLREKKEAVEQVERV from the exons ATGGGCTTTGATCTTCATGCCGAGGGGACGAATGATCCTCGAGATGTGAGAAACTGGAGGATTCATATGATTGCAATTATTGCGTCCATGTCGGCTATTGCAA TGGGATATGATACCTCCGTCATTGGCGGGACCATGGCCCTCGACTCGTTCAGACGAGACTTTGGCCTGGCAAAGGTATCAGGAAGCTATAGAGATACGTTGCAGGGCAATATCGTATCTACCTTCCAGGCAGGCTGTTTCTTTGGCTCACTGTTGACATTCCCGCTTGCCGAGAGGATTGGGCGCAAAAAGGCAATTTTCATCGCGGCGTTTGTTTTCATCGTCGGTGGCGTGTTGATGACCGCCAGTCATGGTAGCATTGCCATGTTGATTGTGGGAAGAGCCGTTGCAGGTCTTGGAATCGGCGCGTCGTCGCTGATTGTGCCCGTGTACATTGCCGAGACGTCGCCGCCTTCTATCCGCGGTAGACTAATTGGTATATTCGAG ATTGCTTCTCAAGGCGGTGGTATGCTTGGTTTCTGG ATCAACTACGCCTCAGACAGAACCATCTCCTCCTCAAAAGCAGCGCAATGGATCCTCCCTCTTGGCCTGCAACTCGTTCCCGGCGCCCTTCTCTGCGTCGGCATGCTCATCTGTCCCGAATCGCCACGCTGGCTCGCCCGCCAAGACAGATGGGACGAGGCCGAGAAAGTCCTCGTCCATCTGCGCACCCTTCCCGCTGACCACTCCTACGTGCGGTGCGAGCTCTCCGAGATTCGGCAGCAGGTCGAGCAAAGGTCCGCAAACCGCATGACCTACAAAGAAATGTTTAAGCGTCTCGTTGAAAAGGGCGTCCGCAACCGCATCACCATTGGTCTCTTGCTCATGGCTTGCCAGAATCTCACGGGCGTGAACATCATTACCTACT ATTCTCCTCGCATCTTTGAGACTCTTGGGATCAACGGCACTAGCACCAAGCTTTTTGCTACGGGCTTCTACGGCATCGCCAAGACGGTTGGTATGATTATTTTCTCCGTCTGGCTGGTTGAAAAGGTTGGCAGACGGAATGGTTTGATCTGGGGTGCCTTTGTGGGCAGCTTGCCCATGTGGTATATCGGCGCCTATGTCATGCAGGCGGATccggccaaggctgccgccAAAGGCGACTTGAACCGTGATGGATGGGGATATCTGGCCATGG TGTGTGTGTACTTGTATGGTGCGATCTACTGCGCTACGTGGCAGGGTATCACATGGGTGTACTGCAGTGAAATCTTTCCAATTG ATATCAGAATGCTCTGCACGGCAATCACCACCGCGGATCAGTGGTTCTGGAGTTTCCTCGTCTCAAGAACCACGCCCTACATGATTACCTCTCTGGGCTACGGAACGTACATGTTCTTTGGAGCATTGATGGTAGCCATGGGATTCTGGGCGTTGTTCTTCATCCCAGAAACTAAGG GCCTCACGTTGGAAGACATGGATAAATTGTTTATGACGAGCACAGCCAAGACGGTCTGGGAGTCTCTTGTTAAGAGGCGGAAGTTGCAGGACTTGCTTGACG
- a CDS encoding calcium-translocating P-type ATPase, PMCA-type (similar to Coccidioides immitis RS XP_001243029.1) codes for MAAEKEPSSSSLLAVDTRPRALSSSDTITSATSNPFLTPTATSRTASFSDELSQALRPDPGTEDDFRVENNPFAFSPGQLNKLLNPKSLAAFQALGGLRGIAKGLQTDTTSGLNVDETSAPKTVSFDQAVLESALSSVHEEKAAGGNQAASTESFVDRVRVYKRNVLPAKKPTPLWKLMWNAYNDKVLILLTVAAVISLALGLYETFGVHQEPGEGPPVDWVEGVAICVAIIVVTAVASLNDWQKEKAFVKLNARKEDREIKVIRSGKSFMINVHEILVGDVLHLEPGDLVPVDGIFIDGHEVKCDESSATGESDALKKTGGDQVMKALEAGYDTKNLDPFIISGAKVLEGMGTFVCTSVGVNSSFGKIMMSVRTEVEATPLQKKLEGLALAIAKLGSAAAGILFLVLLFRFVAGLSNDHRTSALKASAFMDILIVAITIIVVAVPEGLPLAVTLALAFATTRLLKENNLVRMLRACETMGNATTICSDKTGTLTTNKMTVVAGTFGTGSFSKSETESISQWASTLTPETKAIITQSVAINSTAFEGEEDGRATFIGSKTETALLQLAKDHLGLQSLAETRANETIVHMFPFDSGKKCMGSVIRLPNNTGYRLLVKGASEILLGYCSLIADPESLTQEDLSPTKRQHLLSTIEQYASNSLRTIGLIYKDYESWPPAQAEMEDGHVAFASLLKDLVFLGVVGIQDPVRPGVPEAVKKAKHAGVVTRMVTGDNIVTAKAIATECGIYTEGGVILEGPVFRKLKDPDMKAILPKLQVLARSSPEDKRILVTKLKELGETVAVTGDGTNDAPALKAADVGFSMGISGTEVAKEASAIVLMDDNFTSIVTALKWGRAVNDAVQKFLQFQITVNITAVILAFVTAVYDPQMRPVLRAVQLLWVNLIMDTFAALALATDPPTEKILDRLPQGKKAPLITTNMWKMIIGQSIFQLVATFILYFAGGQILNYDVSIPSVKTELDTVIFNAFVWMQIFNEFNNRRLDNKFNILEGVHRNKFFIFINFLMVGLQVAIIFVGGKAFGITPGGLDSTQWAISVVVALMCLPWAVVVRLFPDEWFGTIAGIVGKPVVVVYRALGRVWTRFVGKFKRAKKSEGDEQEAENGVESKGESSAAPAIVVNEPLPVFEVTDVEKGRSTA; via the exons ATGGCGGCGGAAAAGGAaccgtcgtcatcctcacTCCTCGCAGTCGACACACGACCTCGCGCTCTCAGCTCCTCAGACACAATCACATCCGCCACATCGAATCCCTTCCTcacaccaacagcaaccagcCGCACCGCCAGTTTCAGCGATGAACTCTCCCAAGCGCTGCGTCCAGACCCAGGCACCGAGGACGACTTCCGCGTGGAAAACAACCCCTTCGCCTTCTCGCCCGGCCAGCTTAACAAATTGCTGAATCCCAAATCCCTTGCTGCCTTCCAAGCCCTCGGTGGTCTGCGCGGCATCGCAAAGGGCCTGCAAACAGATACAACCAGCGGCCTCAACGTTGACGAAACTAGCGCCCCGAAAACAGTCTCCTTTGACCAGGCGGTGCTAGAATCAGCCCTAAGCAGCGTTCACGAGGAAAAAGCAGCTGGTGGCAatcaagctgcttcaacGGAATCCTTTGTCGACCGTGTCCGCGTGTATAAGCGCAATGTGCTGCCGGCGAAGAAGCCCACGCCCCTGTGGAAACTCATGTGGAATGCGTACAACGACAAAGTCCTCATCCTGCTGACTGTGGCGGCTGTCATTTCCCTCGCCCTGGGTCTCTACGAAACGTTTGGCGTGCACCAAGAGCCTGGTGAAGGGCCTCCTGTCGATTGGGTCGAGGGTGTGGCCATCTGTGTTGCCATTATTGTCGTCACGGCTGTGGCTTCTCTCAACGACtggcaaaaggaaaaggcgTTTGTCAAGTTGAATGCTAGAAAGGAAGATCGCGAGATCAAAGTCATTCGCTCAGGGAAATCATTCATGATTAACGTTCACGAGATTCTGGTCGGCGATGTCCTGCATCTGGAACCGGGTGACTTGGTGCCCGTCGATGGCATCTTCATCGACGGCCACGAAGTCAAGTGTGATGAATCGTCTGCCACTGGTGAGTCCGATGCGCTGAAGAAAACTGGCGGCGACCAAGTCATGAAAGCGCTGGAAGCCGGCTACGACACCAAGAACTTGGACCCTTTCATCATTTCTGGCGCCAAGGTCCTTGAAG GCATGGGAACCTTTGTATGCACATCTGTCGGCGTAAACTCCTCCTTTGGCAAGATCATGATGTCTGTCCGCACCGAAGTCGAAGCTACTCCTCTCCAAAAGAAGCTCGAAGGCCTGGCcctcgccatcgccaagcTCGGCagtgccgccgccggcaTTCTCTTCCTCGTTCTTCTCTTTCGCTTCGTCGCGGGTTTGTCCAATGATCACCGTACATCTGCTTTGAAGGCCTCTGCTTTCATGGACATTCTCATCGTTGCCATTACCATCATCGTGGTTGCCGTGCCTGAGGGTCTGCCTCTCGCTGTTACACTCGCATTGGCATTTgcaaccaccagacttctcaAGGAGAATAACTTGGTTCGCATGCTTCGAGCTTGCGAAACCATGGGCAATGCAACGACCATTTGCTCCGACAAAACCGGTACCTTG ACGACCAACAAAATGACAGTTGTAGCTGGTACCTTTGGCACAGgcagcttctccaaatcTGAAACAGAGTCCATCTCCCAATGGGCATCTACCCTCACGCCTGAAAccaaggccatcatcacacAGTCTgtcgccatcaactccaCCGCCTTTGAAGGTGAGGAAGACGGCCGAGCTACTTTTATCGGTTCCAAGACGGAAACTGCGCTGCTTCAACTCGCCAAAGACCATCTAGGTCTGCAATCCCTCGCCGAGACACGCGCCAACGAAACCATCGTACACATGTTCCCCTTTGACTCTGGCAAGAAGTGCATGGGCTCCGTCATCCGTCTCCCGAACAACACCGGATACCGCCTCCTCGTCAAGGGTGCCTCCGAAATCCTCCTCGGCTACTGCTCCCTCATCGCTGATCCCGAGTCTCTCACCCAAGAAGACCTCTCACCCACCAAGAGACAACATCTCCTCTCCACGATCGAGCAATACGCAAGCAACTCCCTTCGAACCATCGGCCTCATCTACAAAGACTACGAATCATGGCCCCCCGCGCAGGCTGAAATGGAAGACGGCCACGTCGCATTCGCCTCCCTACTCAAGGACTTGGTATTCCTCGGTGTTGTGGGTATCCAGGACCCCGTCCGTCCAGGTGTACCTGAAGCCGTGAAGAAAGCCAAGCACGCCGGCGTGGTGACCCGCATGGTAACAGGCGACAACATTGTCACAGCAAAGGCTATCGCTACGGAATGCGGCATCTACACGGAGGGTGGTGTCATTTTGGAAGGCCCTGTCTTccgcaagctcaaggaccCTGATATGAAGGCTATTCTGCCCAAGTTGCAGGTTCTTGCGCGTTCTTCTCCGGAGGATAAGCGGATTTTGGTCACTAAGCTGAAGGAACTTGGCGAGACTGTGGCCGTGACTGGTGATGGGACCAACGACGCACCTGCATTAAAGGCAGCAGATGTTGGTTTCTCCATGGGTATTTCTGGTACAGAAGTGGCCAAGGAAGCATCTGCTATTGTGCTCATGGACGACAACTTTACATCCATTGTCACGGCGTTAAAATGGGGTCGTGCTGTCAACGATGCTGTCCAGAAATTCCTCCAG TTCCAAATCACCGTCAACATCACCGCCGTCATCCTCGCTTTCGTCACAGCCGTCTACGATCCACAGATGAGACCCGTCCTCAGGGCCGTCCAACTTCTCTGGGTCAACCTCATCATGGACACATTCGCTGCCCTGGCACTGGCCACTGATCCCCCCACCGAGAAGATTCTCGACCGTTTGCCTCAGGGCAAGAAGGCGCCTCTCATTACCACAAAT ATGTGGAAAATGATCATCGGCCAGTCCATCTTCCAGCTCGTCGCCACATTCATACTCTACTTTGCGGGCGGCCAAATCCTAAACTACGACGTGAGCATCCCCTCTGTAAAGACCGAGCTCGACACCGTTatcttcaacgcctttgtGTGGATGCAAATCTTCAACGAATTCAACAACCGCCGTCTGGACAACAAATTCAATATCCTCGAGGGCGTGCACCGCAACAAATTCTTCATCTTTATCAACTTTCTCATGGTTGGCCTCCAAGTGGCCATTATATTCGTGGGTGGCAAGGCTTTCGGCATTACCCCCGGCGGCCTGGACAGCACGCAGTGGGCTATTTCGGTCGTTGTGGCGCTGATGTGTCTGCCTTGGGCTGTTGTGGTGCGCTTGTTCCCAGATGAGTGGTTCGGCACGATTGCTGGAATCGTGGGAAAGCCTGTCGTTGTTGTTTATCGCGCCTTGGGAAGGGTATGGACGCGTTTCGTGGGGAAGTTCAAGAGGGCTAAGAAGTCTGAGGGGGATGAGCAAGAGGCAGAGAATGGCGTCGAAAGTAAGGGGGAATCGTCGGCTGCGCCTGCTATTGTGGTGAATGAGCCGTTGCCTGTGTTTGAGGTGACGGATGTTGAAAAGGGGCGCTCGACGGCCTGA
- a CDS encoding phytanoyl-CoA dioxygenase family protein (similar to Metarhizium robertsii ARSEF 23 XP_007826231.1), translating into MPVDEFDYTPALTANEIVASLIRNGGCILRNFITDCQILDTIEKDVRPHIDADRPWQGVDFFPPETRRVMGLVGKSRAFTDAIPANKLYRNICSQLLSSTYKAWYGYQLDSTVSEPQLSNTIVFSIGPGAKRQELHRDDSIHHNNLPELQSHHDYRIGRDTSVGIFVAGRKTTRANGATRFVPGSHLWGMDRCPDEALSYYAELDPGDAFIMLASCYHGGSANTTTDQERLVYSCFMTKGFLRQEENQYLANSPEQIKQYPRDVQRLIGYSVSKPFLGWVNLDDPLKGLYGDDFEGEGMR; encoded by the exons ATGCCGGTAGACGAATTTGACTACACACCAGCCCTCACGGCAAACGAGATTGTAGCATCTCTCATCCGCAATGGCGGCTGTATCCTCCGCAACTTCATAACCGATTGTCAAATTCTCGACACAATTGAAAAAGACGTTCGTCCACATATCGATGCTGACCGACCTTGGCAAGGAGTCGACTTCTTTCCCCCGGAAACTCGTCGTGTCATGGGCTTGGTTGGTAAGTCCCGTGCCTTTACTGATGCCATCCCTGCGAATAAACTCTACCGCAATATTTGCTCCCAACTTCTCTCCTCGACTTATAAAGCTTGGTACGGCTATCAGCTGGACAGTACAGTCTCGGAACCTCAGCTGAGCAACACCATCGTCTTCTCTATCGGCCCCGGCGCCAAGCGTCAGGAGCTGCACCGTGACGACTCGATTCATCATAATAATCTGCCAGAGTTGCAGAGCCACCATGACTACCGCATTGGGAGGGACACCAGTGTGGGTATCTTTGTGGCTGGCAGGAAGACAACCCGAGCAAATGGTGCTACTCGTTTTGTTCCGGGATCGCATCTTTGGGGCATGGACAGATGCCCGGACGAGGCATTGTCTTACTATGCTGAGCTGGATCCGGGAGACGCGTTTATAATGCTTGCTTCATGTTACCACGGTGGGAGTGCGAATACCACTACGGATCAAGAGAGGCTCGTGTACAGCTGTTTCATGACCAAGGGATTTCTTCGACAG GAGGAAAACCAGTACTTGGCAAACTCCCCCGAGCAGATCAAACAGTATCCCCGGGATGTGCAGAGACTTATTGGGTATTCGGTGAGCAAGCCGTTTTTGGGCTGGGTTAACCTTGATGATCCTCTCAAGGGTTTGTATGGCGATGACTTTGAAGGGGAGGGAATGCGGTGA